The following proteins are encoded in a genomic region of Nicotiana sylvestris chromosome 4, ASM39365v2, whole genome shotgun sequence:
- the LOC104214284 gene encoding mediator of RNA polymerase II transcription subunit 4, which produces MLQNVPHQLLQSPARLGLPTPSSPSVQNPNPPPKFSSQVSQPNQPLQQANILTTSTTSSMLLPLLPPLSRAQSLLIQMASLASRLFEVSPNRSHWLSAFRGSFPSFLPSATPVPQDSFPSSSKEILSVFTSLQTQLFEAVAELQEILDLQDEKQKVIREIRSKDSSILAFANKLKEAERVLDMLVDDYSDYRRPKRAKLENDTEESSVTTVATQLKLSDILSYAHRISYTTFAPPEFGAGQAPLRGALPPAPQDEQMRASQLYNFADLDVGLPKLDEGKEKIIEPLIEPAVETNPLANIQGLITPNIVVPSGWKPGMPVELPTDLPLPPPGWKPGDPIALPPFDSLSLPPKVEEVPARPVPPPGLPRMPEPIQVRHVQLDIEDDSSDYSSDEASSDSED; this is translated from the coding sequence ATGCTACAGAATGTTCCGCATCAACTTTTGCAATCGCCGGCCCGGCTTGGCCTGCCAACTCCCAGTTCACCTTCTGTTCAGAACCCAAACCCTCCTCCTAAGTTCTCATCACAAGTGTCGCAACCTAATCAACCCCTTCAACAGGCAAATATATTAACTACTAGTACCACCTCATCGATGCTCCTTCCTCTGCTCCCACCTCTCTCCAGAGCTCAATCTCTTCTCATTCAAATGGCATCTCTTGCTTCAAGACTCTTTGAAGTCTCACCTAACCGGTCCCATTGGCTTAGTGCTTTTCGAGGCTCTTTCCCTTCATTTCTGCCTTCTGCAACGCCGGTTCCACAAGATTCCTTCCCTTCATCGTCAAAAGAGATCCTCTCTGTGTTTACTTCTCTTCAGACACAGCTGTTTGAAGCAGTTGCAGAACTGCAAGAAATTCTTGATCTTCAAGATGAGAAGCAAAAAGTCATCCGCGAAATTAGGTCAAAAGATTCTTCAATTCTTGCTTTTGCCAACAAACTTAAAGAAGCTGAGCGTGTTCTTGAcatgcttgttgatgattactctgaTTATCGTCGTCCCAAACGGGCCAAGTTGGAAAATGATACTGAAGAATCTTCAGTAACAACTGTGGCAACTCAGTTGAAATTATCTGACATATTGTCATATGCTCATAGGATAAGCTACACTACTTTTGCACCACCTGAATTTGGTGCTGGACAGGCTCCTCTTCGGGGAGCACTCCCTCCGGCTCCACAGGACGAGCAAATGCGTGCATCTCAATTATATAATTTTGCTGATCTTGATGTTGGTTTACCAAAACTAGATGAAGGCAAAGAGAAGATTATTGAGCCACTCATTGAACCTGCGGTGGAAACTAACCCACTTGCCAATATTCAGGGCCTCATCACTCCAAATATTGTAGTGCCATCTGGATGGAAACCTGGTATGCCTGTTGAGTTGCCCACTGACCTCCCACTTCCTCCACCTGGGTGGAAGCCTGGCGATCCAATAGCACTGCCTCCATTTGATTCTCTTTCACTTCCTCCAAAGGTCGAGGAAGTACCGGCACGACCAGTACCTCCCCCAGGACTGCCAAGAATGCCCGAACCAATACAGGTTCGGCATGTGCAGCTTGATATTGAGGATGATAGTAGTGATTACAGTTCTGATGAGGCCAGCTCTGATAGTGAAGATTGA